A stretch of the Negativicoccus succinicivorans genome encodes the following:
- a CDS encoding DUF4198 domain-containing protein: MKKAVGLTLCAGLLAGAFGAADVSAHGVFVANSLDQRVLVLGEGPGNNVYDPACVQMVEGYDKNFQPTAVDVVRHGDHISFANTENLGVTTTFFDYGYFTKTKDGKTVNAPFAEVPNAVKTTHAVKYNVNYWNPEVKPGYIYNVPIQIVPSVNPLTLRKGDTFEIRAYKDGKPMADAPLIKDVINDLTNESKTDANGRATVTVAANGLNVLGIEIAYPTDDPNTQVKYFASLSFIIEPE, translated from the coding sequence ATGAAAAAAGCAGTAGGATTGACTTTATGTGCAGGTTTGTTGGCAGGAGCGTTTGGTGCGGCGGATGTATCTGCGCACGGTGTGTTTGTAGCGAACAGCCTGGATCAACGTGTGCTGGTTCTTGGGGAAGGACCCGGCAATAACGTCTATGATCCTGCTTGTGTACAAATGGTGGAAGGCTACGACAAGAATTTTCAACCGACTGCAGTGGATGTAGTTCGGCATGGTGATCATATTTCGTTTGCCAATACAGAAAATTTGGGTGTTACGACGACTTTCTTTGATTATGGCTACTTCACTAAAACTAAAGACGGTAAAACGGTAAATGCCCCGTTTGCGGAAGTGCCGAATGCAGTCAAAACAACACATGCGGTAAAATATAACGTGAATTATTGGAATCCGGAAGTCAAACCGGGTTATATCTACAACGTGCCGATACAAATCGTTCCGTCTGTCAACCCGTTGACGTTGCGCAAAGGCGATACCTTTGAGATTCGTGCTTACAAAGACGGCAAACCGATGGCCGATGCGCCGTTAATTAAAGACGTAATTAATGATCTGACCAATGAATCGAAAACCGATGCGAACGGTCGTGCGACAGTTACGGTGGCAGCTAACGGTTTGAATGTACTCGGCATAGAAATTGCGTATCCGACAGATGATCCAAATACACAGGTGAAATATTTCGCGTCCCTTTCCTTTATTATTGAGCCGGAATAA
- a CDS encoding DUF47 domain-containing protein — translation MAFQLKPKEEKFFALLEKHAELGANAGKILYDCFANKIDSKDGLEEVQRLKREGAEVRSKTMERLQKTFITPIDREDIQSVIEQLDTALDEIKEIMDKMVMYHPGEPTPGAVAMAQIVAKCMDEIRKSVSYMRNLKGNYLKIEARSMKVSNLESQGDVYYHEEMAKLFTECTDPIHIIKWKEILSSMEEVVDECEILVNTFQRVVLKYA, via the coding sequence ATGGCATTTCAGTTAAAACCGAAAGAAGAAAAGTTCTTTGCATTGTTGGAAAAGCACGCAGAATTGGGTGCAAATGCAGGAAAAATTCTCTACGACTGTTTTGCAAACAAAATTGACAGTAAAGACGGACTGGAGGAAGTCCAGCGGTTAAAACGAGAAGGCGCGGAGGTTCGTTCAAAGACGATGGAGCGTTTGCAAAAAACGTTTATCACACCGATCGATCGTGAGGATATTCAATCGGTGATTGAACAGCTGGACACGGCTCTGGATGAAATTAAAGAAATCATGGACAAGATGGTTATGTATCATCCGGGCGAGCCGACTCCGGGCGCGGTTGCGATGGCACAGATCGTTGCGAAATGTATGGATGAAATTCGTAAATCGGTGTCGTATATGCGCAACCTTAAGGGTAATTATTTAAAGATTGAAGCACGCAGCATGAAAGTAAGCAATTTGGAATCACAGGGAGACGTCTACTACCATGAAGAAATGGCGAAACTCTTTACGGAATGTACGGATCCCATTCATATTATTAAATGGAAAGAAATTCTCTCGTCCATGGAAGAAGTGGTCGATGAGTGTGAAATCCTGGTCAATACTTTTCAGCGAGTCGTATTAAAATATGCATGA